One Niallia circulans DNA segment encodes these proteins:
- a CDS encoding SDR family oxidoreductase → MKLSGNTILITGGSAGIGLAFAERFLKAGNKVIITGRRKNVLQNAQEKYPELITYVSDLNSESDRLSLFNWVSEHHPEVNVLVNNAGIQQRFDVLKADAKTNWNYFNNELTTNIEAPFHLCMLFAPFFAEKEDAAIINVTSGLAFTPFAIAPIYSATKAALHSFTISLRHQLSHTSVEVIEVAPPAVNTDLGGAGLHTHGEPLDEFADGIFKGLEEGKQEIGYGTSVERLRMSRDKVDEHVENMYNALKHTLD, encoded by the coding sequence ATGAAACTTTCAGGAAATACAATACTTATTACAGGTGGAAGTGCTGGGATTGGACTAGCTTTTGCAGAACGATTTTTAAAGGCTGGCAACAAAGTAATCATTACAGGCAGACGTAAAAATGTCCTTCAAAATGCACAAGAAAAATATCCTGAACTCATAACATATGTCAGTGATTTGAATAGTGAATCTGATCGACTATCCCTTTTTAATTGGGTATCAGAGCACCATCCTGAAGTGAATGTGTTAGTGAACAACGCAGGAATTCAACAACGTTTTGATGTGTTAAAAGCAGATGCTAAAACGAACTGGAATTATTTTAACAATGAACTAACAACTAACATTGAAGCACCCTTCCACCTTTGTATGCTGTTTGCGCCTTTTTTTGCTGAGAAGGAAGATGCCGCAATCATTAACGTTACATCTGGATTAGCATTTACACCATTTGCTATTGCACCAATTTATTCCGCAACCAAGGCTGCGCTTCATTCATTTACAATAAGTCTGCGCCACCAACTATCACATACATCTGTTGAAGTAATTGAAGTTGCTCCACCTGCAGTTAATACAGATTTAGGCGGTGCCGGGCTGCATACACACGGGGAACCATTAGATGAATTTGCAGATGGAATATTCAAGGGATTAGAAGAAGGTAAACAAGAAATTGGCTATGGCACTTCAGTAGAACGCCTGCGAATGTCACGAGATAAAGTTGATGAG
- a CDS encoding DHA2 family efflux MFS transporter permease subunit, which translates to MILGAFLATLNQTLMSVATPELMVDFDITAATAQWLTTGYMLVNGILIPITAYFMQRFSTRQLFQASMFIFLAGTIVSALATSFPVLLTGRMIQAAGAGIIMPLLTNVIFSIFPANKRGGAMGMVGFAIIFAPAIGPTLAGYVLENYKWEVMFYAMIPFSILVIIFGFIYLKNVSEQVATKMDIFSVLLSTIGFGTLLYGFSRAGSEGWSSAEVLASIAIGIIALALFSWRQLTSKSPLLDLKAFKYNMFSLTTVINIAVTMVMYADMMLLPLYLQSARGYSALESGLLLLPGALVMGFLMPITGRLFDRYGAKWLSISGIIIMIITTIGFVDLTDSTSYTYLVLMSTFRRIGMALMLMPIQTAGLNQLPASLTAHGTAISNTIRQVAGAVGTSLLVTIMTTRTETHLTDAMTAGGNAGNQAQMMLDATIQGINDAYVVIIGIAIVGLILSFFIKKVSPGTQSASQKKEQQAMRNEPEAAK; encoded by the coding sequence ATGATTTTAGGAGCTTTCTTAGCAACGTTAAACCAAACATTAATGAGCGTTGCAACTCCAGAATTAATGGTCGATTTCGACATTACGGCGGCAACTGCACAATGGCTCACAACTGGCTATATGTTAGTTAATGGAATTCTTATACCAATCACAGCCTATTTTATGCAACGCTTCTCGACCCGCCAACTATTTCAAGCGTCTATGTTTATTTTCTTGGCAGGTACGATCGTATCAGCTTTAGCAACAAGCTTCCCAGTTCTCTTAACTGGCCGTATGATTCAAGCAGCTGGGGCTGGTATCATCATGCCGCTTCTAACAAACGTAATCTTTTCGATTTTCCCTGCAAATAAAAGAGGTGGAGCAATGGGAATGGTTGGCTTTGCGATCATTTTCGCTCCGGCCATTGGACCAACATTAGCTGGTTATGTTCTTGAAAACTATAAATGGGAAGTAATGTTCTATGCCATGATTCCTTTCTCCATTTTAGTGATTATTTTTGGCTTTATTTACTTGAAAAATGTGTCGGAGCAAGTTGCGACTAAAATGGATATTTTCAGTGTCCTTCTGTCTACAATTGGTTTTGGTACATTATTATATGGCTTTAGCCGAGCTGGCAGTGAAGGCTGGTCAAGTGCTGAGGTGTTAGCTTCTATTGCAATCGGTATTATAGCACTTGCACTTTTCAGCTGGAGACAGTTGACTTCAAAAAGTCCATTACTGGATCTTAAAGCCTTTAAATATAATATGTTCTCCTTAACCACGGTTATCAACATTGCTGTAACAATGGTTATGTATGCTGATATGATGCTGCTGCCATTATATTTACAAAGTGCCCGCGGCTATTCAGCTTTAGAATCAGGACTATTATTACTGCCTGGAGCACTAGTTATGGGCTTCCTAATGCCTATTACAGGCAGACTCTTCGACCGCTATGGTGCAAAATGGCTGTCCATTAGCGGTATTATTATTATGATTATTACTACAATTGGTTTTGTTGACCTAACTGATTCTACGAGCTATACCTATCTAGTTCTTATGTCTACATTCCGACGTATCGGCATGGCACTTATGTTAATGCCAATTCAAACAGCCGGTTTAAATCAGCTGCCTGCAAGCTTGACTGCACATGGTACGGCCATTTCCAATACAATCAGACAAGTCGCTGGTGCTGTAGGTACTTCCTTACTTGTAACGATTATGACAACCCGTACGGAAACGCATTTAACAGATGCAATGACTGCTGGCGGAAATGCTGGCAACCAAGCTCAAATGATGTTAGATGCAACAATACAGGGAATTAATGATGCTTATGTTGTAATCATCGGAATTGCTATAGTCGGCTTAATTCTGTCCTTCTTTATCAAAAAAGTATCACCAGGAACACAATCAGCATCACAAAAGAAAGAACAGCAAGCTATGAGAAACGAACCAGAAGCAGCTAAATAA
- a CDS encoding cation diffusion facilitator family transporter gives MEEQKFKDLKLGERGAIISIIAYIFLSIIKVTVGYMTDSAALRADGLNNTTDIIASLAVLIGLKLSQRPADKDHKYGHWKSEAISSMVASFIMMVVGIEVLFGSITSLSSGQSESPDITAAIVGIFAAAVMYGVYRYNKALALKIKSSAVMSAAKDNISDAWVSIGTAIGILGSQLNMPWLDSVTALIVGLLICKTAVDIFRNASHELSDGFDENKLDEYRQEIISIDGIKGIKEMKGRSYGNNEVIDVEILVNSTLDVKKAHDIADKVEAVLNQKYGVYQVHVHIEPH, from the coding sequence ATGGAGGAACAGAAATTCAAGGATTTAAAACTTGGAGAGCGTGGAGCAATTATTAGCATTATTGCTTACATCTTTTTATCTATTATAAAAGTTACAGTTGGATATATGACTGACTCTGCAGCATTACGAGCAGATGGTTTGAATAATACAACAGATATTATCGCGTCACTCGCAGTCTTAATTGGCTTAAAGCTCTCGCAAAGACCAGCAGATAAAGACCATAAATATGGCCACTGGAAGAGTGAGGCAATCTCCTCGATGGTTGCTTCTTTTATCATGATGGTTGTTGGGATTGAGGTATTATTTGGATCCATTACTTCTCTATCAAGTGGGCAAAGTGAGTCGCCAGACATTACTGCAGCTATTGTTGGAATATTTGCTGCTGCCGTTATGTATGGTGTTTATCGTTATAATAAAGCGCTGGCGCTTAAAATTAAGAGCAGTGCAGTAATGTCGGCCGCGAAGGATAATATTTCTGACGCATGGGTAAGTATCGGAACTGCTATAGGAATATTAGGATCACAGCTAAATATGCCTTGGCTCGATAGTGTAACAGCACTTATTGTCGGCCTGTTAATTTGCAAGACAGCAGTGGATATTTTCAGAAATGCTTCACACGAACTATCAGATGGATTTGATGAAAATAAATTGGACGAGTATAGGCAGGAAATTATCAGCATAGACGGAATTAAAGGGATTAAAGAAATGAAAGGGAGAAGCTATGGGAATAATGAAGTTATTGATGTCGAAATACTGGTAAACTCAACATTAGATGTAAAAAAAGCTCATGATATTGCAGACAAAGTAGAGGCTGTTCTAAACCAAAAGTATGGTGTGTATCAAGTCCATGTTCATATTGAACCACATTAA
- a CDS encoding MurR/RpiR family transcriptional regulator — protein sequence MLINKMKYMYNLTSQEQYIVNYILKNPSIVFDLTANELAKLTFTSSSTIVRLCKKLGMKGYPDFQLKLALEYKEVDQTKQTSISYQKNSMVSGLEIIPEIYEQSFVETRRLINEESLGNIVEILAKAKRIDIYGVDLNYFVAQQASAKWNEVGVMAVAFNSANEHYLTNLTNSDTTVSFVISHTGRNKAMIDIAKKLSKNNMTVIAVTGSRDSLLAKICNETILTYMKDEHFKLSKIYRMMSSLFIFDVLYMSSLKSQSE from the coding sequence ATGCTTATTAACAAGATGAAATATATGTACAATTTAACTTCACAGGAGCAGTATATTGTCAATTATATCCTTAAAAATCCTTCCATCGTTTTTGATTTGACTGCAAATGAGCTTGCAAAATTAACCTTTACAAGTTCGTCAACAATCGTTAGGCTTTGTAAAAAGTTGGGTATGAAAGGTTATCCTGATTTTCAGCTAAAGCTTGCTCTTGAATATAAAGAAGTAGATCAAACGAAACAAACAAGCATAAGTTATCAAAAAAACAGTATGGTCAGTGGATTAGAGATTATTCCTGAAATATATGAACAATCATTCGTTGAAACAAGAAGGCTCATTAATGAAGAAAGCTTAGGTAATATTGTTGAAATCCTTGCGAAAGCAAAACGAATAGATATTTATGGCGTTGATTTAAACTATTTTGTAGCACAGCAAGCTAGCGCTAAATGGAATGAAGTTGGGGTTATGGCAGTGGCCTTTAATAGTGCGAACGAGCACTACTTAACAAATTTAACAAATAGTGATACGACTGTTTCCTTTGTTATTTCTCATACTGGCAGGAATAAAGCGATGATTGATATTGCAAAGAAGCTAAGCAAAAATAATATGACAGTTATAGCAGTCACTGGAAGTCGGGATAGTTTGCTTGCTAAAATATGCAATGAAACCATATTAACGTATATGAAGGATGAACATTTTAAGCTTTCAAAAATATACAGAATGATGTCTTCCCTGTTTATCTTTGATGTATTATATATGAGTTCCTTGAAAAGCCAGTCGGAGTAA
- a CDS encoding TetR/AcrR family transcriptional regulator: MDASKNQTDPRIIRTRHLIKEAFVDLLKEMDIEKMSVSKIAARATISRVTFYLHYRDIPDMLEKMADDMIEDIQQILYSQGDKQYSSNADWLMLTSLLEHFAEHASFYKETLGSRKTPIFMERLSNELTKMITERIKEKGAAKIGNGKEEIQTDIAMWYGSSALIGTIVAWLRNDMPYSPHFLAKQFYLLAHKLEIDNLLS, encoded by the coding sequence ATGGATGCTTCCAAAAATCAAACAGATCCGAGAATTATTCGTACAAGACATTTAATAAAAGAGGCTTTTGTCGACCTATTAAAGGAAATGGATATAGAGAAAATGTCTGTCAGTAAAATTGCAGCGCGAGCGACTATAAGTCGGGTAACCTTCTATCTGCATTACCGTGACATACCAGATATGTTAGAAAAGATGGCTGACGACATGATAGAGGATATTCAGCAAATTCTTTACTCTCAAGGTGATAAGCAATATTCTAGTAATGCTGATTGGCTGATGTTAACGAGCTTGCTTGAACATTTTGCGGAGCATGCTAGTTTTTATAAAGAGACATTAGGCTCCAGAAAAACACCAATTTTTATGGAGAGATTGTCAAATGAGTTGACGAAAATGATAACAGAGCGTATTAAGGAGAAAGGCGCTGCTAAAATTGGAAATGGAAAGGAAGAAATTCAAACAGATATTGCAATGTGGTACGGTTCCTCAGCACTAATTGGTACAATTGTGGCATGGTTACGTAACGATATGCCTTATTCTCCACATTTTCTTGCAAAGCAGTTTTATCTGCTGGCACATAAACTGGAAATTGATAACCTTCTAAGTTAG
- a CDS encoding LysR substrate-binding domain-containing protein, translating to MKELKTELEETNDDIKGHLKVGLPQIIGAFSFPQVAKTFKEKYPGVLIEIVEEAGLHVEKLVEKGQIDVGFFVIPEQSKQLEKLIFKAPFVACLPVDDHLKAGATIALKQLEKDDWVLFDTSFALNHVVLESCRNENFKPNIAYKTTQ from the coding sequence ATGAAGGAGTTAAAAACAGAACTGGAAGAAACAAACGATGATATTAAAGGGCATTTAAAAGTAGGCTTGCCACAAATAATTGGAGCTTTTTCTTTTCCTCAAGTAGCAAAGACCTTTAAGGAGAAATATCCAGGTGTGCTGATTGAAATAGTAGAAGAAGCTGGTTTGCATGTTGAAAAACTGGTGGAAAAAGGACAGATAGATGTTGGATTCTTCGTAATACCTGAACAAAGTAAGCAGTTAGAGAAACTTATCTTTAAAGCACCATTCGTGGCCTGTTTGCCAGTAGATGATCATTTAAAGGCTGGTGCAACCATAGCACTTAAACAATTAGAAAAGGATGATTGGGTATTATTTGATACAAGTTTTGCATTAAACCATGTAGTTTTAGAAAGCTGTCGAAATGAGAACTTTAAACCAAATATTGCTTATAAAACAACACAGTGA
- a CDS encoding Gfo/Idh/MocA family oxidoreductase yields MLTIAFIGFGNAVVNYHLPYLERKENIRIKSIYRREEDRIGDTEREGWYPSIQFTTNLQEVLEDSEIELIVICTHVDSHTEYARKALEHNKHVLVEKPFAATVEEAKEIFDFAASKGLIAMANQNRRFDGDFLTLKKVIDSGVLGQIIEIQSHYDYFRPQYINKGFGMMHGLAVHTIDQLYSLFGKPKKINYDVRSVYHPGESDDYIDIDFHYGQLKTTVKCSLAVKINHPKFIVHGDKGSFIKYSSGHQHKNEHGPTTVSLETEEESNWGTLSFVDANGIDHHELVKSEVTDYGILYEKLYQSIKQKTEKPVKDEEVLAVLQILNDGVNAAKNANYETEII; encoded by the coding sequence ATGTTAACAATTGCTTTTATTGGATTTGGGAATGCAGTAGTCAATTACCACTTACCGTACCTTGAAAGGAAAGAAAATATCAGAATAAAAAGCATTTATCGCAGAGAAGAGGACCGCATCGGGGATACAGAAAGAGAAGGCTGGTACCCTTCCATTCAGTTCACGACAAACCTACAAGAAGTGCTTGAGGATTCAGAAATTGAATTGATTGTCATTTGCACACATGTTGACAGTCATACTGAATATGCTAGAAAAGCACTAGAACATAATAAACACGTCCTGGTAGAAAAACCATTTGCAGCAACTGTTGAAGAAGCTAAAGAAATATTTGATTTTGCAGCATCAAAGGGTTTGATCGCGATGGCAAATCAAAATAGAAGGTTTGATGGCGACTTTTTGACATTAAAAAAGGTAATAGACAGCGGAGTGCTTGGACAAATTATTGAAATACAATCACATTATGATTATTTCCGACCACAATATATTAATAAGGGATTCGGCATGATGCACGGGCTCGCAGTTCATACAATTGATCAGCTTTATTCCCTTTTTGGAAAGCCGAAAAAAATCAACTATGATGTCAGGAGCGTTTACCACCCTGGAGAATCAGATGATTATATTGATATAGATTTCCACTATGGGCAATTGAAAACAACTGTTAAATGCAGCTTGGCCGTAAAAATCAACCACCCAAAATTTATTGTTCATGGTGATAAAGGCAGCTTTATTAAGTATAGCAGCGGACATCAACATAAAAATGAGCATGGACCGACCACTGTTAGCCTTGAAACAGAGGAAGAGAGTAACTGGGGAACGCTATCCTTTGTTGATGCAAACGGTATTGATCATCATGAGTTGGTAAAGTCTGAAGTGACAGACTATGGCATTTTATACGAAAAGCTTTATCAAAGTATTAAACAAAAAACAGAAAAACCTGTAAAAGACGAGGAAGTTTTAGCGGTATTACAAATATTGAATGATGGTGTCAATGCTGCAAAAAATGCTAATTACGAAACGGAGATTATATAA
- a CDS encoding ATP-binding protein: MMVNIYSSYSSIKKTAENSIVNQNIETAKKIAASLDTETYKKFLENPVKSKEYHVIQRYLEDAKEKNGSLHVYTLLVNNPNVTRAMIVALQDSEQEFPIGGICTIPKEQVVKAYNGKTFSTDIIQDPIYGEYLTVGVPIKDQKDEIIGYLGIDISPDTINNVSKKALKSSISAFIFSGLFVILMLVAFFVLQKWYTRELKKEVGDTEDTYQFELQSLISSVQSLRHDYSNHIQVLHGLLKLGLTDKANDYIATLTKEVHLIQSINLNVSNPGLSVLLQTKKLAAQNHNIDIQFDVIDNKYKKIASTDLIKILSNLIDNAIDATIDLPEEQRKMSITCKADDKTYLFEICNTGHPINDKVKEQIFKRGFSTKKAQRGKIRGQGLFIVKEVVNRYGGEISIQSQKQETIARVEIPTNK, from the coding sequence ATGATGGTTAATATATATTCTTCTTATTCTAGTATAAAAAAAACGGCAGAAAACTCTATCGTTAACCAAAATATAGAAACTGCCAAAAAAATAGCGGCTTCATTAGATACAGAAACATATAAAAAGTTTCTTGAAAATCCTGTAAAAAGCAAGGAGTATCACGTCATTCAACGCTATTTAGAAGACGCCAAGGAAAAAAACGGCTCTTTACATGTGTACACACTGCTAGTTAATAACCCTAATGTAACGAGGGCAATGATTGTTGCCTTGCAAGATAGTGAGCAAGAGTTTCCTATTGGCGGAATATGTACGATTCCAAAAGAACAGGTAGTGAAAGCTTACAATGGAAAGACTTTCTCAACTGACATTATCCAAGATCCTATATACGGAGAATATCTGACAGTCGGAGTGCCTATTAAGGATCAAAAAGATGAAATTATCGGCTATCTTGGAATCGATATTAGTCCAGATACAATCAATAATGTGAGTAAAAAGGCATTAAAAAGCAGTATTTCTGCCTTTATCTTTAGTGGTTTGTTTGTAATTCTCATGCTTGTTGCTTTTTTTGTCCTCCAAAAATGGTATACAAGAGAGCTGAAAAAAGAAGTGGGCGATACAGAGGATACCTATCAATTTGAACTGCAATCATTAATATCATCTGTTCAATCATTACGTCATGACTACTCAAATCATATTCAGGTACTGCATGGCTTGCTTAAGCTTGGACTTACAGACAAAGCCAATGATTATATCGCAACACTAACAAAAGAAGTGCATCTAATACAATCAATCAATTTAAATGTCAGCAACCCTGGCTTATCTGTGCTTTTGCAGACGAAAAAGCTTGCGGCTCAAAACCATAATATTGATATTCAATTTGATGTAATAGACAATAAGTATAAGAAAATAGCATCAACAGATTTAATCAAAATATTATCTAATTTAATAGATAATGCAATCGATGCAACGATAGATTTGCCTGAAGAACAACGAAAAATGAGTATTACGTGTAAGGCTGATGACAAAACATATTTATTTGAGATATGTAATACAGGACACCCGATAAATGATAAAGTGAAGGAGCAAATCTTCAAAAGAGGATTCTCAACGAAAAAGGCCCAAAGGGGAAAAATCAGGGGTCAAGGGCTATTTATTGTTAAAGAAGTAGTGAATAGATATGGTGGGGAAATTTCTATTCAGTCACAAAAACAAGAGACAATTGCCCGTGTGGAAATACCAACAAACAAATAG
- a CDS encoding MEDS domain-containing protein yields MEKDQLTVIDNLKGLNEGHIIYFFEYIDAYIKNVIDFAISGLEQDQYSIIIENDRISPLILKGLKEIVSGSQLNKIKFINNYDFYFAKGDFQCASIFDYLPSLIKDYSKQQFSVRSWAHVEWGDVQEIHENLANSEQEADIIVKENRLLSVCAYDADRVSETTRNNLISRHGFLINDYPR; encoded by the coding sequence TTGGAGAAAGACCAGTTAACAGTTATAGATAATCTTAAAGGTCTTAACGAAGGACATATAATCTATTTTTTCGAATATATAGATGCATACATTAAAAATGTTATCGACTTTGCTATTTCAGGCTTAGAACAAGATCAATATTCTATCATCATAGAAAATGATCGGATTAGTCCGCTTATCCTAAAAGGTCTTAAAGAAATAGTAAGTGGTAGTCAATTAAACAAAATTAAGTTCATCAATAACTATGACTTTTATTTCGCTAAGGGAGATTTCCAATGTGCATCCATATTCGATTATCTTCCAAGCTTAATAAAAGATTATTCTAAACAGCAATTTTCTGTCCGAAGCTGGGCCCATGTTGAATGGGGCGATGTTCAAGAGATACATGAAAATCTAGCTAATTCAGAACAAGAAGCCGACATAATCGTTAAAGAAAACAGGCTTCTATCCGTTTGTGCTTATGACGCGGACCGAGTTAGTGAGACAACACGAAATAATCTCATTTCTCGCCATGGTTTTCTTATCAATGATTACCCGAGATAA
- a CDS encoding PTS sugar transporter subunit IIC, producing the protein MSNQKKSFLEKVSDFVVDRLAGPMAKFGNIPAVAAVKDGLVAIVPIVIIGSLFLLIAMLGMPGTFSEDPLIPVLSAVSAKFLIFYNMTMNFLSLYAAIAIGMSYAKRFEIDSINAALLSIAAFFLININDLSNGMSVTNFAAGGLFAAIISSLISIRLYRFFLERKITIRMPDGVPVNVTNAFVALIPFFVIFTLLWLVRSILNFDITTFLNTVLGPVFSGTDSIFVFIPRVLIGLLLWAVGMHGDNMIGPIFEPLKLQWVAENAKALSNGVDIKQLPHIWTTVVERITIWPAAAWGILFWMWKSKLKQARTMAGIATPAALFTIVEPVIFGLPIVLNPFFIIPFILSGTIAAIVTYSAFSLHLINRVFVELPWATPPFISGYVATGGDWKGVLMVVINFAIGVVVYYPFWKAYEKSEKQKESMQENEQTTDSSVSV; encoded by the coding sequence ATGAGTAATCAAAAGAAATCCTTTTTAGAGAAAGTATCCGATTTTGTAGTGGATCGCCTGGCTGGACCGATGGCAAAGTTCGGTAATATTCCTGCAGTAGCAGCAGTTAAGGATGGATTAGTGGCGATTGTTCCCATTGTTATTATTGGCAGTTTGTTTTTGCTGATTGCCATGCTGGGAATGCCAGGAACCTTTAGTGAAGATCCTCTTATTCCTGTTCTTTCAGCTGTATCGGCGAAGTTTTTAATATTTTATAATATGACAATGAATTTTTTATCGCTATATGCAGCAATAGCCATTGGGATGAGCTATGCTAAACGATTTGAAATTGATTCTATTAATGCTGCGTTACTTAGTATCGCTGCCTTCTTCTTAATTAACATTAATGACCTATCAAACGGAATGAGTGTGACTAACTTTGCAGCAGGCGGGTTATTTGCCGCAATTATCAGCAGCTTAATTAGTATTCGGCTGTACCGCTTTTTCTTAGAAAGGAAAATCACGATCAGAATGCCAGATGGTGTTCCCGTAAATGTTACGAATGCCTTTGTTGCGTTAATTCCCTTTTTCGTTATTTTCACATTGTTATGGCTTGTACGCTCTATCCTTAACTTTGATATAACAACCTTTTTAAACACCGTTTTAGGACCAGTCTTTAGTGGTACAGATAGCATTTTTGTTTTTATCCCAAGAGTCTTAATCGGTCTGTTGCTTTGGGCAGTTGGCATGCATGGTGATAATATGATTGGGCCAATATTTGAACCTTTAAAGCTGCAATGGGTCGCAGAAAATGCTAAGGCATTATCTAATGGTGTGGATATAAAGCAATTGCCGCATATATGGACAACAGTAGTAGAACGTATCACAATTTGGCCAGCTGCTGCTTGGGGAATTTTATTCTGGATGTGGAAATCTAAGTTGAAGCAGGCAAGGACAATGGCAGGAATAGCAACACCTGCTGCATTATTTACCATTGTTGAGCCAGTAATCTTTGGCTTGCCGATTGTGTTAAATCCATTTTTCATCATTCCATTTATTCTATCTGGAACAATTGCTGCAATTGTCACCTATAGTGCGTTTTCCCTACATTTAATCAATAGAGTTTTTGTAGAATTACCGTGGGCAACACCGCCATTTATCTCTGGGTATGTTGCAACAGGTGGTGACTGGAAAGGTGTATTGATGGTGGTAATTAATTTTGCCATAGGGGTTGTGGTGTATTACCCGTTCTGGAAAGCATATGAAAAATCAGAAAAGCAAAAAGAAAGCATGCAGGAAAATGAACAGACAACTGATTCCTCTGTATCTGTTTGA
- a CDS encoding Gfo/Idh/MocA family protein translates to MKIGTIGTGFIVDAFLAGVESTDEAVCTAMYSRKQETAKTLADKYDISTIYTNLKEMFEDNEVEVVYVASPNSLHYYHAKQALEHGKHVICEKPFTSTVQELDSLIALAKQKNLMLFEAITTIHLPNFQLVKENLDKLGQIKLVQCNYSQLSSRYNALLAGETPNVFNPEFSGGSLVDINIYNLHFVMNLFGAPEQISYTANKHANGIDTSGVLVLNYPDFIAECVGAKDTNSMNFALIQGEKGYIHVENGANGCRRVLLHTGTSKVELNSQTTTNNLYYELVAFKDIFNRKDYDQCYQLLDYSHSVLEQVVAARKDAGIKFAADLL, encoded by the coding sequence ATGAAAATCGGGACAATAGGTACAGGATTTATTGTAGATGCATTTCTTGCTGGAGTTGAATCAACGGACGAAGCTGTCTGCACAGCAATGTACAGCCGTAAACAAGAAACAGCAAAAACACTTGCAGACAAGTATGATATATCTACTATTTATACAAACTTGAAGGAAATGTTTGAAGACAATGAAGTGGAAGTTGTTTATGTTGCTTCACCGAACAGCCTTCACTACTACCATGCAAAACAAGCACTTGAGCATGGCAAGCATGTAATATGTGAAAAACCATTTACTTCTACTGTGCAGGAACTGGATAGTTTAATAGCTTTGGCAAAGCAAAAAAACCTGATGCTATTTGAGGCAATAACTACTATTCATTTGCCGAACTTCCAATTAGTGAAAGAAAACCTTGATAAATTAGGGCAAATTAAGCTGGTTCAATGTAATTATAGTCAGCTATCCAGCAGATATAATGCCTTGCTTGCAGGTGAAACACCTAATGTATTTAATCCAGAATTCTCTGGCGGATCTTTGGTGGATATTAATATTTACAACCTTCATTTCGTCATGAATCTTTTCGGTGCACCTGAACAAATTAGCTATACTGCCAATAAGCACGCCAATGGCATTGATACCTCTGGAGTGCTGGTTTTAAACTATCCTGACTTTATCGCAGAATGTGTTGGTGCCAAGGATACAAACAGTATGAACTTTGCCCTTATTCAAGGTGAAAAAGGCTATATTCATGTCGAAAATGGAGCAAACGGCTGTCGCCGAGTATTGCTTCACACAGGCACATCAAAAGTGGAATTAAATAGCCAAACAACAACCAACAATCTGTACTACGAGCTTGTTGCATTCAAAGATATATTTAACAGGAAGGATTATGACCAGTGCTATCAATTGCTTGATTACAGCCATTCTGTTTTAGAGCAGGTAGTAGCAGCTAGGAAGGATGCCGGCATTAAATTTGCGGCTGACTTATTATAA